Part of the Lysobacter enzymogenes genome is shown below.
ATCGGCTTGATCTCGATCTGCAGCGTGCGCCAGATGCAGCACGGCCGGTCTTCGCCGTCGACGACCACGACATGATCGCCCGGCCGCGGCAGGCCGTCGTCCGGGTAGTCGCGCGCCAGCGAAGCGGTGGCGCGCTTGGTCCCGGCCAGCACCAGCGCCGCCAGTTCGGCGGCGTCGCCGGCTCGGAAACGAAGAAGGCCGCCACGAGGTGGCGGCCTTCGAAGGATACCCGCGGCGCGCTTACTTCTTCAGCGAATCGCGGATCTCGCGCAGCAGCAGCACGTCTTCCGGCGTCGCCGCCGGCGCCGCGTCGGCCGGCTTGCGCACCTTGTTGTAGGCCTTGAGGAAGATGAAGATCACGAACGCGATCAGGATGAAGTCGATCGCGGTCTGCAGGAACATGCCGTACTTGATCGCCACTTCCGCCGCCACTTCCTTGCCCGCCGCGTCCAGCTGCGAGGGCTTGAGCACGTACTTCCAGTCGCTGACGCTGACTCCGCCGGTGACGTAGCCGATGGCCGGCATCACGATGCCGTCGACCAGGGCAGTGACGATCTTGCCGAACGCCGCGCCGATGACCACACCGACGGCCAGATCGACCACGTTGCCGCGCGCAATGAACTCTTTGAACTCGCTAACCATGCCCATCGCATGCTCTCCCTGGTTTACGACTGTAAGGACGGTGAACGGCGCCGGCTCTGCTTCAAGGCCGGGCGCCGGGGCCGGACTATAGCCGGGGCGGGGTGATGTGTCCGTGCAGTTCGGCCACGCCTTCCAGCGTCGCCCGGTAGCGGTCGCCCGGTTGCAGCGCGGCGACGCCGGCCGGAGTGCCCATGTAGATCAGGTCGCCGGCGCGCAGCGCGTAGAGCTGCGAGAGCTCGTGCAGGATTTCGGCGACGTTCCAGACCAGGTCGTCGAGCGTGCCTTGCTGGCGCAGTTCGCCGTTGACTTCCAGGCTGAGCGTGCGCGCGCCGAGCTCGCCGACGTCGGCGGCCGGCACGATTGCGCTGATCGGCGCGGCGTGGTCGAACGACTTGCCGGTGTCCCACGGCAGGCCCTTCGCCTTGGCCTGGGCCTGCAGGTCGCGGCGGGTCAGGTCGAGGCCGACCGCGTAGCCGTACACCAGCGCCTGCGCGTCGCCGACCGGCAGCACGCCCGCGGGCGCGTCGCGGCCCAGCGCGACCACCAGCTCGACCTCGTGGTGCAGGTCGCTGGTGCCCGGCGGGTACGGCACGGCTGCGCCGGTTTCCAGCGAATCGGTCGGTTTGAGGAAGAAGGTCGGACGGCCGCGGTCGGCGGCCGAGGTCGGCACCGCCGCGCCCATCTCGCGGGCGTGGTCGGCGAAGTTGCGGCCGACGCAATAGACGCGATGGACCGGGAAGGCGGCATCGGCGGCCAGGCCCTGGCCGCGGACGGGGATGCGGATGGCCGGCGCGGCCGCGACGACGTCGCTCATGCGCTCAGCGCGCCGCGTCGGCGTTGCGGTCGCGCGGCAGCGCGCGCGGCGCGACCACGCGGAACTCGCCTTCGACCACGTCGGCGCGGCCCTTGGCCCGCGCCGTCATCGGTTTGCCACGGCGGCGCCATAGCCTGTACGCCAAGCCGACCGCGATCATCGCCGCGCCGACGAACACGCTGAAGAACACCAGCAGCGCGAGCAGGCCCAGCCCGATCACGCCGAGCACGAAACGCAGGAGGCGGTGACGCGGCTTGCGCGGCTCGAAAGCGCTGCGCATGCGCGACTGGAACGCAGTCCATTGCGAACGTTGATCGGCGAATCGGAAGGTTTGGGCGAACATTTTCGGTCGTCGTGAGACAATGCGGCCTGGGCCGGACAGGTGAGTATCGTTCCAGGCATGAACGATAGTGTGAGAACTTCGTTAAACGCGCCCGGCGGCAACGGCCCCGGCGGTGAACCTTTGATCGCATTCGAGCGCCTGGCCGACGGCGGTTTCGCCGAGGTCGAGGCGACCATCGACGGCGACGCCGAGTCCGTGCTGCTGTACCGCGACGGCGACGCCGTGCGCGCCTGGCTCAACATCTGCCCGCACGCCGGTCGCAGACTGGATTGGGCCCCCGGGCAATTTCTCAAGAGCAAGGACGGGCTGCTGGTGTGCGCGGCGCATGGGGCCAGCTTCGAGCTGGGCGGCGGCGAGTGCGTGGCCGGGCCGTGTCGCGGCGAGGCGTTGCGGGCGGTGGCGGTCGATGTGCGCGACGGCGGAGTCTGGCTGGCGTAAACCGCCTGGGCTCCCTGTAGGAGCAGCGCGAGCCGCGACTGCGGGAATGGGGCGCCTGCGGACGCAGGAAGTCCGGCCGCCGTCTCCGATTTGTTGAGTGGCCGCGCGCTTGGCCGCATCGGGCTTGCGCGGGTGTTTCGTTGTCGCGGTCGCGGCTCGCGCCGCTCCTACAGGTGGCCCAGGCCGCTTCGTCGCTGGTTACTTCCCCCAATACAGCACATTGATCATCAACACCGTCACCACGGTATAGATCAACGACAGCGGCCCGCCGATCTTCCACAGCTCCTTGCCGCTGTAGCCGGCCGGCCCGGAAATCATCGAGATCACCGGATTCGACGCGGTCATGAAGTTGTTCGACGCCGACAAGGCCACGATCAGCGCGAACGCGGTCGGATTGCCGCCGGCCGCGAGCGCGAGGTTGACGGCGAGCGGCACCACCACGATCGTCGCGCCGACGTGGCTGATGACCAAAGAAAAGGCAGTCGTCAGAAGCCCGACCAATATCTCCAACAGCCAGACCGGCGTCCCCTGCGGCAATCGCTCGATACTGTGCCCCGCGATCCACGCCGCCGCGCCGCTGGAATCCATCGCCCACCCCAACGGAATCAGGCAGGCCATCAGGAACACGGTCTTCCAGTTGATCGCCGAGTAGGCCTCGTCGATGTTGATGACGCCGGTGATCAGCATGCCGACCACGCCGGTCATCAGCGCGATCGACACCGGCAGGCGCGAGGACAGCGCCAGCAGCATCGCCACGGCGAAGATCGCCAGCGCGATCTTGAGCTTGTGCGGGCGCTGCTCGCCCTTGGGGTAGTCGGTGACCACGACCAAGTCCTTGCTCGCCGCGGCGCTGGCCAGGTCGGTCCAGATGCTGTGGAACACCAGCATGTCGCCGGCGCGCATCGGCACCGCGCGCACGTTGTCGCGCAGCACGGTCTTGTCGCGGTTGATCGCCAGCAGGCTCAGGCCGGATTGCTTGCGCAGGTGCAGGTCGCCGGCGGTCTTGCCGATATAGCCCGAGGTCGCCGGCACCACCGCTTCGGAAATGCCGGCGCGGCTGGGATTGAACAGGTCGGCGAAGTTGCGCAGGCGCGAGGACAGGCGCAGGAAGTGGTTCTGGGCGAAGTCGGCGACCTGCTGCTTGGGCCCCATCGCGCCGAGCACGCTGCCGACCCAGATGCGGGTGTCGGCCGGCGGCGCCAGGCGCGAGTCGTTGTCGCTCTTGAGCGCCAGCAGCAGCGGCGCGCCGCGCAGGGTTTCGGCTTCGCCGAGCGACATGCCGACCAGCGGGCTGTCGGCGGTGACGGTGAGTTCGTAGACGTCGCCGTCGATGCCGTAGGCCTTGGCGAAATAGCTTTGTGTGCGCGCCGGCGTGGCGCCCTTGTCGCTGTCGTCGCGCAGCAGCTTGTCGCCGAAGAAATGGAAATACGCCAGCGACGCGGCCAGCAAAGCGATGCCGATCGGCAGCGGCGCGAACATCTTCAGCGGCTCGATGGTCGCCGCGCCTGAGGGCAGGTTGCTGTTGGCGTTGAGCAGCAAGTCGTTGAGCAGGATCAGCGGCGAGTTGCCGACCATGGTCAGCGCGCCGCCCATGACGATGGCCGCGGCGATCGGCAGCAGCAGCCGCGGCAGCGACAGGCCGGTGCGCGAGGACAGGCGCGCGGCGACCGGCATGTACAGCGCCATCACCGACGGGTTCTGCATGAACGAGGAATTGAGCCCGGCGACCGCGGTGGTCAGCAGCAGCAGGCGCTGCTCGACCCCGTGCGCGCGCCGCAGCAGCCAGCCGGCCAGGCGGTTCAGCGCGCCGGTGCGGTCGAGGCCGGCGCCGAGGATCATGGTCGCGATGATGCTGATGACCGCGTTGCCGGAGAAGCCGTTGAACAGTTCGTCCGGCTCGACCAGGCCCGACAGGCCCAGCAGCACCAGCACCACCAGCGCGACCACGTCGGCGCGCACGCGCTCGAACAGGAACATCGCCATCGTGAACACCACCAGCCCGAGCACCAGCATCATGTCGGTGGTGAGCGCGAGGGAGGTGTCCATCAGGAGCGGGAGTGGGGATTGGGGATTCGGGATTCGCGACTGCGGCCGACGCGACCGGGCGCGCGGCGTTCGGTTCCGGTGATGCTCAGCGGTAGCGCTTCGGCCCGCATTCGAATCTCCAATCCCGAATCCCTAATCCCGGCTTCTGTCGTACAGCAGGTCCCAGACGCCGTGGCCGAGCTTCTGGCCGCGGGTCTCGAAGTGCGTCTGCGGGCGCCATTCCGGTCGCGGCACGCTGCCGCGCGGACCTGCGCGGTTGGCGAGCCCCCTGGTCGCGTCCAGGACGTCCCACATCTGTTCGGCATAGTCCTGCCAATCGGTGGCCAGGTGCAAGCGTCCGTCCGGCGCGAGCTTGCGCACCAGCAGCTCGGCGAACGCCGGCTGGACCAGGCGGCGCTTGTTGTGGCGCTTCTTGTGCCACGGGTCCGGGAAGTAGATGCGGACCTCGTCGAGGCTGCCGTCGGCGACTTCGTGGTTCAGCACTTCGACCGCGTCGTGGTGGTAGAGCTTCACGTGATCGCTGCCGTCCTCGGCCAGAGCGTTCAGCAGCCGGCCCACGCCGGGGGCGTGGACTTCGATGCCGATCAGATCGCGGTCGCGGTAGTGCTGCGCGGCGTAGCGCAGCGCCTCGCCGTTGCCGAAGCCGATTTCCAGCACGCGCTTGGCCTGGCGGCCGAAGATCGCATCGAAGTCGCGCGGCGCGCCCTGGTAATCGATGCCGAAGCGCGGCCACAGCTCGTCGAACGCGCGCTGCTGGGCCGGGGTGAAGCGGCCCTGGCGCAGCACGAAGCTGCGCACCTGGCGGCGGCCTTCCTCGATCGTGAACGGTTTCGGCGGCGCCTTGTGGCCGTCGCTGGAGAACGGGTCGGTCATCAGCCGATCAATCCGTCCACCGGGCTCGACGCGCTGGCGTAGCGCTTGCGCGGGATGCGCCCGGCCTTGAACGCGGCGCGGCCGGCTTCGACCGCGAGCTTCATCGCGTGCGCCATCAGGATCGGATCGCGCGCGCCGGCGATGGCGGTGTTCATCAGCACGCCGTGGCAGCCCAGCTCCATCGCGATGGCCGCGTCCGAGGCGGTGCCGACGCCGGCGTCGACGATGATCGGCACCTTGGCGTTCTCGACGATTTCCAGCAGGTTGTACTTGTTCTGCACGCCCAGGCCCGAGCCGATCGGCGCGGCCAGCGGCATCACCGCGACGCAGCCGATTTCCTCCAGGCGCTTGGCCAGGATCGGGTCGTCGGAGGTGTAGACCATGACGTCGAAGCCGTCCTTGACCAGGGTTTCGGCCGCGGCCAGGGTCTGGACCACGTCGGGGAACAGGGTGCGCTGGTCGCCGAGCACCTCGAGCTTCACCAGTTTGTGGCCGTCGAGCAGTTCGCGCGCCAGCCGGCAGGTGCGCACCGCGTCGTCGGCGGTGTAGCAGCCGGCGGTGTTCGGCAGCAGGGTGTAGCGGTCCGGCGGCAGCACGTCGAGCAGGTTCGGCTCGCCGGGGTTCTGGCCGATGTTGGTGCGGCGGATCGCGACGGTGACGATTTCGGCCGCGGCGGCCTCGGTGGCCAGGCGGGTTTCGGTCAGGTCCTTGAACTTGCCGGTGCCGGTGAGCAGGCGCGAACGGTAGGTCTTGCCGGCGATGACCAGCGGATCGGAGAAGGCGGTGTCAGTCATCGCGCAATTATGGCCGATGGGGGGCGGGCCGTGGGAGGCGGAGGGCGCGGGCCTCAGGCCGCAAGGCTGACGGGAACAGGTTTTCGCCCCGCTGGCAGAGGTTTCTGCCCCATCTGCCGCTGTGGGAGGGGCTTCAGCCCCGACGCTCTTGCGCCGGATCGACGCGGAGCCAGAGCAAAGCGTCGGGGGCTGAAGTCCTCCCACAACCGCTGAGGCGTGCCCGGAAGCGGCCGGCGGCGCCCGACTTGACCGGATCTGGCGGCAATAGCGCGTCGCGTGTCACGAATCTTTAAGCAGCGGCGTTCAGCATTCTTCGCGGCTGCCGGGCGCCACGCACGGCTTCGGACGGAACCGACGGCAGCGCTCCCTTCCCTCCGAATCCAGCCGCCCCGCCATGACCACTCATTCCCGACCGCTCGCCCGGGCGATCCGCATCGCCCTGGCCGCCAGCTTCGTTTCTCTCGGTTTTTCGACCGTCGCCCAGGCTCAGCAGGCGGCTCCGGCTTCGGCCGCGGGCGCCGGGGCGGGCGAGTTCTCCGCAGCGTCTGCCTTGGCGTCGGCCGGCGAGGCGAAGTCCTCGGCGGTTGACCTCGACAAAGTCGTCGTCACCGGCCGCTCCGGCATCCGCCAGCGCAGCAAGGCCGAGACCAGCTACTCGATCACCGCGATCGAAGAAGACCGCCTGCGCATGCAGGCGCCGACCTCGGTGACCGAAGCGATGAAGTCGGTGCCCGGCTTCTGGGTCGAGGCCAGCGGCGGCGAAGCCAGCGGCAACATCCGCGCGCGCGGCATTCCGGTCGACGGCTTCGGCTCGGTGACCCTGCTCGAAGACGGCATTCCGGTGCAGCACGATCCGGCGCTGGGCTATCTCAACGGCGATCAGGCCTTCCGCCTCGACGAAACCATCGAACGCGTCGAAGTGGTGCGCGGCGGTCCTTCCTCGGTGTTCTATTCCAACGCCCCGGCCGGCGCGATCAACTTCATCCCGCGCACGGTCGGCGACCACGCCGAAGGCGTGGCCAAACTGACCGTCGGCGACTACGGCCTGACCCGCTACGACCTGTTTTTCGGCACGCCGATCGGCGGCGGCTGGAAGCTCGGCCTCGGCGGCTTCTGGCGCACCGACGACGGCCTGCGCGATCCGGGCTATCCGGCCAACGACGGCGGCCAGTACCGCATCAACCTGTCGCGCGCGTTCGAACGCGGCAATTTCAGCTTCGACTACAAGCGCGTGGACGACAAGGTCGCGCTGTACCTCGGCATCCCGATGCGCAGCTACGCCGACGGCAAGATCCGCGGCGTGCCCGGCTTCGACGCCAACGACGGCACCCTGGCCGGCCCGGAAACCCGCCGCATCGGCATGATCCAGGGCGACGGCAGCCTGTACGACTTCGACAACTCGCTCGGCACCCAGGTCAAGCGCGACCAGTACACGGTCAAGTTCGACTACGAGCTCGGCGCCGGCTTCAAGCTGGCCCAGTCGCTGCGTTACAGCGAAACCCGGACCCAGCGCAACGGCGTGTTCCCGCTGACCCTGCAAAGCGGCGCCAAGTTCTTCAACGACGCGGCGGTCAAGAAGCTGATCGCCTCGGTGCCCGGCGCGGCCGGCGCGCAGCTGCGCTACGTCGACGCGCCGAACCAGGTGTTCGACCCGGCCAACCAGAACGGCAACGGCCTGATGACCATCGCCGGCCTGCGCGGCGTCACCATGCCGGTCAACGAACTCATCAGCGACACCCGGCTGATGCGCCGCTTCGAATTCGGCGGGCAGAGCCACGATGTCACGCTCGGGTACTACTACGCGCAGTTCGACCAGGACTTCGACCGCTATTCGTCGAACGTGCTGACCGATGTGCGCGACAACGCGCGCTTGCTGGACCTGGTCGCGGTCGACGCCGCCGGCCGGCCGTTGAAGACGCTGACCGACAAGGGTGTGTACCGCTACGGCTACGAGTGGGAGAACGCCAGCGGCCGCTCGACCACGCAAGCCGTGTACCTGTCGGACGAATGGCAGGTCAACGACCGGCTGCGCATCGACGCCGGCGTGCGTTGGGAGCAGGTCAAGGTCAAGGGTTGGACCGAAGTGCGCAAGCAGGTCAACCTCGGCACGCCGGCGACTTCGCAGATCCTCACCGGCTCGGGCGTGTTCGTCGACTACGACCAGAAGTTCGACAAGATCGGCTGGACCGTCGGCGCCAACTGGCAGTTCGACCCGCTTCAGGGCGTGTTCGCGCGCTGGACGCCGGCGTTTCGCCTGCCGAGCCTGTCGAGCTACATCACCAAGTATTCCAACTGCGATCTGGCCAAGCTCGCCGCCTGCGTCAACGACCCGAACGGCCGTCCGGTGACCCAGACGATGGACCTCGGCGAGATCGGCTACAAGTTCAGCAACGAGCAGTTCGACCTGTTCGCGACCTTGTTCTACACCAAATACGACAACGTCGGCTTCAGCAACTACGTGTTCAACCTCGGCAACGGCGCCTCGACCGTGCAGCAGGGCTACGCCGACACCAAGACCACCGGGCTGGAGCTGGAAGGCTTCTGGACCCCGGTAAGCTGGTTCGACCTGCAGATGACCGCGACGATCCAGGACCCCAAGTACAAGGGCCTGCGCTACACCGAACTGGTCAACGGCGCGCCGGTGCTGCGCGACTTCGTCGACAACCAGCTGATCCGCGTGCCCAAGACCAGCTTCCGGGTGGTGCCGGGCCTGAACCTGCTCGACGACAAGCTGCGCCTGCAGGTGTCGTACGAACACGAGGGCGAGCGCTACGTCGACACCGCCAACTCGGTGCGGCTGCCGTCGTACCACGTCGTCAACGCCAGCGCGCGCTACGAGTTCGCGCCGGGGCTGAGCCTGTTCCTGTACGCCGACAACCTGACCAATTCGCTCGGCCTGACCGAAGGCAACCCGCGCGCCGGCGAGCTGCAAAGCGCCGATGCCGGCGCCAACACCTTCATCGCCCGGCCGTTGCTCGGGCGCGGCTATCGCGCGGCGCTGATGTACAAGTTCTGATGGTTGCGGCGCGCAGCGCGTTGCCGGCGTATCGTGCCGGGTTTCGAAGCGGAGAGCGGTGAGATGAAGTCCTGGATGTTGCCGATGCTGTCGTTGGGACTGTGCTGCGCGCTGGCGGGCGCGGCGCGCGCGCACGACGAACCGGCCGCGCCGCGGCCCGTGGACCCGGCCTGCAAGCTCGGCGCGCCCGACGCCGCGCAGGCCGGGCCGGATTGCGCCGAGGCCTGGATCGACCGCAACCTGAGCCTCGCCGACGTCCAGGCCATCGGCACCCACAACAGCTACAAGCGCGCGATTCCGGCCGAGGAACTGGCCGCGCACCGCGCCCGCGACGCCGTCGGCGCGGATTCGCTCGACTACGCCCACGCGCCGCTGCACGAACAGCTCGAACTCGGCATGCGCCAGCTCGAGCTCGACGTGTACTACGACCCCAAGGGCGGCCGTTACGCGCATCCGCCCGGCGCCTTGCGCCAAGGCTACGGCGAAGCCGGGCCGTGGCCGCCGGGCGTGGCCGCGCAGATGGCGCGGCCGGGGTTCAAGGTCATGCATCTGGCCGATATCGACTTCCGCAGCCAGTGCATGCTGTTCGTCGAGTGCCTGCAGCAGATCCGCGCATGGTCGCGCCAGCATCCGCAGCACGCGCCGATCCTGATCCTGATCAACGCCAAGGACGGCCGCGGCGGCCCCGGCGCGGTCGCGCCGCTGGCGTTCGACGGCAAGGCCTTCGATGCGCTCGACGCCGAAGTGCGCTCGGTGTTCCCGGCCGACGAGTTGATTACCCCCGACGATGTGCGCGGCAAGGCCGCGAGCTTGCGCGAAGCGGTGGTGGCCGGCGGCTGGCCGCGGATCGGGGCGTCGCGCGGCAAAATCCTGTTCGCGCTCGACGAGGAGCCGCGCAAGGTCGCGCTGTACCGCGGCGCGCGGCGTTCGCTGCAGGGCCGGGCGATGTTCGTCAACGGCGACGAAACCTCGCCGGACGCGGCGTACCTGACGATCAACGATCCGATCGCCGACGGCGAGCGCATCCGCAAGGCGGTGCAGGCCGGCTTCCTGGTGCGCACCCGCGCCGATGCCGACACCGTGGAATCGCGCCGCAACGATCCGCGCCGGCGCGAGGCGGCTTTCGCCAGCGGCGCGCAGTTCATCTCGACGGATTATCCGAAGCCCGACCTGCGGTTCAGCCGCTACCGGGTGACGTTCCCGCGCAGCGAAGTGGTGCGGTGCAATCCGGTGCGGGCGCAGAGCCGTTGCGATCGGCGCGCGGTCGAGGCGCCGGAGAAGCACGACTGAGGGCGGGTTTCACCGAGTTGCCGATGCTTGCCAACGAGTTGCCGATGAGTACCGACCTGCCGATTCACCCGCGTCGTCTCAGCCGTCATTCCCGCGAAGGCGGGAGTCCAGGGCTTCATCGCGGCATGACTCTGAAGTCTCTGGATTCCCGCGTTCGCGGGAATGACGGTGGACAGTGGCGCGGGTCGGGTGGGGGAGGGCGCGGTCTTTTGCTGCGAGCGACTACACGCTTCGCAGCGATCGCACTGCTGGCCGCGTTGATCGCGGCGCCCGCATTCGCACGGCCGGACAGCGCATCCAGTGCTTCTGCACGCATACATCCCGAGCCTCACGCCGCCACCGACATAGTCCTGCGAGGCCGCATCACCGGCGCCGACAATCAAACCTACCGCGAACTCCCGTTCCAGGTCCCCGCCGCCACCGCCCGCATCGAAGTCGAGTTCGACTACGACCGCACCGACAAGACCACCATCGACCTCGGCCTGATCGGCCCCGGCGAATTCCTCGGCCGCGACGGTTTCCGCGGCTGGAGCGGCGGCAACAAGCGCCGCTTCACCGTCGCCGCGGCCGACGCCACCGCCTCGTATTCGCCCGGCGCGCTGGCGCCCGGCGAGTGGAAGCTGCTGCTCGGCATCCCCAACATCCGCGCCGGCCGCAGCGCCGCCTACACCGCGCGCATCCGCCTGGTCCCCGCCGCGCAGCCCGATGCGATACCGCAGGAACAGCGCGCGCCGCTGCGCGCCGAACCCGGCTGGTACCGCGGCGACCTGCACATGCACAGCGCCCACAGCGACGGCAACTGCGCGACCCAGAGCGGCGCGCGCGCGCCGTGTCCGCTGTACCTGACCGCGCGCGCCGCGGCGAACGCCGGCCTGGACTTCGTCGCGGTCACCGAACACAACACCGTCTCGCATCTGCCGGCGCTGCGCGAACTGCAACCGCATTTCGACCGCCTGTTGCTGATCCCCGGCATGGAGATCACCACCTTCCAGGGCCACGCCAACGTCTTCGGCGTGCGCGCGCCGGTCGACTTCCGCGTCGGCAGCGCCGCGGTGCCGGACTGGAACGCGGTGCTCGGCGAAATGCAGCGGCGCGGCCTGTTGGTGTCGATCAACCATCCGATCCGCCCGTCCGACGAGCGCTGCATGGGCTGCGGCTGGACGCCGGCGCCGGCCGCCGATCTGAACCGGGTCGGCATGGTCGAAGCGATCAACGGCGGCGACGCCGACACGCCGGGCTCGGGCATCGCGTTCTGGCAGCGTCAGCTCGACGCCGGCCATCGCCTGACCGGCGTCGGCGGCAGCGATAACCACGACGCGCCGACCGCGGCCGAAGAACCGTTCGGCCCCAGCCGGATCGGCCGGCCGACCACGGTGGTGCATGCGCGCGAACTGTCGGAAGCGGGGATTCTGCAGGGGCTGCGCGAGGGCAACGTCTTCGTCGACGCGTTCGGCAGCCGCGACCGGTTGCTGGAAGTGCGCGCAGCGCACGGCGGCCGCGAGGCGGCGATGGGCGGCGAATTGGCGGTCGCTGCGGGCGAACGCGCGCGGGTGTCCGCGCAGGTGCGCAACCTCGCGGGCGGACGGGTGGAGACGATCGTCGACGGCGTGCGCAGCGATCTGATCGCGCAGCCGCAGGTCAGCGCGGCGCAGCAGTCGTTCGAATTCCAGTGGCCCAGCGACGGCCGCCGGCATTGGTTGCGCATCGACGTGCGCGATGCGCAGGGGCGGTTGGCACTGATGGGGAATCCGGTTTACTTCAACTGGCGTTGAGGGTGTTGCGTCTGCGCGGCGCGGGAATGGATGCGTCGTAAGCGTGGTGTCGCGGTCGCGGCTCGCGCCGCTCCTACATGGAGCCGATGTAGGAGCGGCGCGAGCCGCGACCGCGACACCGCAACTACCTCGAACGCGTCATCGCAGCCGCACACCCGCGCAGACCGCGGGCCTCAACCCCCACCCAACGCATGCACGATCTCGACCTTGTCGCCATCGGCCAGCGCCGTCTGCGCATGCCGCCCGCGCGGCACGATCTCGCCGTTGATCTCCACCGCCACCCGCCGTTCGCCGAGGCCTTCGGCCGCGAGCAGTTGGTCGACGGTGACCGGCGCGGCCAGGGCGCGCGCTTCGCCATTGAGCAAAATATTCATGCCGGCATTGTCGCCGCTGCGCCGCGCCGCGGCCAGCGCGGGGCCAACGCCGCCCGCGCCGCCGCCCACGTCCGCGAACGCCTTGCCGGGCGCGCGTTTGCGCCGCCGCGACGGCCGCACCGCGAACCTCGCCGCCGCCGCCCGCGCCCGAAAACGCCAAGCCCGGCAACAAACGCCGCAGCCCGCGGCGTGACCTCCGGCCCCGGTACGCCCGCCGCCTTGGGCGCATAATCCCGCGCCGGGGAGCCCGGCGCGCATCCGCGGCTTTGCCGCGCTGCGCCTTGCCAGGCTCGCCGCCCGCGTGTTTCGATTCGCGCCATCCGCCAGCGTATGTCCGTCGCAGGCAGACCTTTCGGCGTTCGCGCCCGACCCCGGGCCGCGGGCGCCGCCACCGCTCGTCCTCAGCAAGGAAGTCCATTGATGAAAACCGCTCGTACCGCGCTGGCCGCCGCCCTGGCGCTGGCCGCCGCTCCGGCCTTCGCCGGCGGCCCTTATTCGCAGACCGTGTTCATCGGCGACAGCCTCACCGACTCGGGCCACTTCCGCCCGGCGCTGATCCAGGCGGTGGGCCCGAACGGCGCGCTGATCGGCCGCTTCACCACCAACCCGGGCCTGGTCTGGTCGGAATGGCTGGCCGACTACTACGGCACCAACGCCAACAGCGACAACCAGGGCGGCACCAACTACGCCGTCGGCGGCGCGCGCACCGGCACCAACACCAGCGGCGCGCTCGGCCCGATCGACTCGCTGGCGACCCAGACCACCAAGTACCTCGCCGCCAACGGCGGCCGCGCCGATCCCAACGCGCTGTACACCGTGTGGGGCGGCGCCAACGACCTGTTCGCGGTCGCCGGCGGCGCGCCGGCGCAGGCCACCATCGGCAATGCGGTCACCGCCCAGATCGGCGTGATCGGCGCGCTGCGCAACGCCGGCGCCGAATACATCCTGGTGCCGAACATTCCCGACCTCGGCTCGACCCCGCAGTTCCGCGCCGGCGGCCCGGCGCAGATGGCGGCCGGCAGCCAGCTCGCCACCACCTACAACAACGCGCTCTACAACGGCATCGCCGCGGCCGGCCTGCGGGTGATTCCGCTGGACACCTACAACCTGATCCGCGAAGTGGTCAACAACCCGGCGCCGTTCGGCATCAGCAACGTCACCGGCACCGGCTGCAACCCGCAGATCACCGCGTCCTCGGTGACCTGCAGCCCGCTGACCTACGCCTCGCCGGACGCGCCGAATTCCTACGCCTTCGCCGACGGCGTGCACCCGTCGAGCCGTTCGCACCAGATCCTCGCCGACTACGCGATCTCGGTGCTCGAAGCCCCGCGCTTCATCGCCCTGCTGCCGAACTCGGCCTCGATGACCGGCCGCGCCCGCGCCGAGCAGGTCGCCGGCCACGCCGAACGCGGCGACGGCGAGGGCATGCGCTGGTGGAGCAGCGTGCGCGGCGACTTCCAGCG
Proteins encoded:
- the trmB gene encoding tRNA (guanosine(46)-N7)-methyltransferase TrmB, which translates into the protein MTDPFSSDGHKAPPKPFTIEEGRRQVRSFVLRQGRFTPAQQRAFDELWPRFGIDYQGAPRDFDAIFGRQAKRVLEIGFGNGEALRYAAQHYRDRDLIGIEVHAPGVGRLLNALAEDGSDHVKLYHHDAVEVLNHEVADGSLDEVRIYFPDPWHKKRHNKRRLVQPAFAELLVRKLAPDGRLHLATDWQDYAEQMWDVLDATRGLANRAGPRGSVPRPEWRPQTHFETRGQKLGHGVWDLLYDRSRD
- a CDS encoding SLC13 family permease gives rise to the protein MDTSLALTTDMMLVLGLVVFTMAMFLFERVRADVVALVVLVLLGLSGLVEPDELFNGFSGNAVISIIATMILGAGLDRTGALNRLAGWLLRRAHGVEQRLLLLTTAVAGLNSSFMQNPSVMALYMPVAARLSSRTGLSLPRLLLPIAAAIVMGGALTMVGNSPLILLNDLLLNANSNLPSGAATIEPLKMFAPLPIGIALLAASLAYFHFFGDKLLRDDSDKGATPARTQSYFAKAYGIDGDVYELTVTADSPLVGMSLGEAETLRGAPLLLALKSDNDSRLAPPADTRIWVGSVLGAMGPKQQVADFAQNHFLRLSSRLRNFADLFNPSRAGISEAVVPATSGYIGKTAGDLHLRKQSGLSLLAINRDKTVLRDNVRAVPMRAGDMLVFHSIWTDLASAAASKDLVVVTDYPKGEQRPHKLKIALAIFAVAMLLALSSRLPVSIALMTGVVGMLITGVINIDEAYSAINWKTVFLMACLIPLGWAMDSSGAAAWIAGHSIERLPQGTPVWLLEILVGLLTTAFSLVISHVGATIVVVPLAVNLALAAGGNPTAFALIVALSASNNFMTASNPVISMISGPAGYSGKELWKIGGPLSLIYTVVTVLMINVLYWGK
- a CDS encoding ASCH domain-containing protein; amino-acid sequence: MLRRPPPRGGLLRFRAGDAAELAALVLAGTKRATASLARDYPDDGLPRPGDHVVVVDGEDRPCCIWRTLQIEIKPMREVDAAFAWDEGEGDRSREDWLRGHREYFQAQAQREGFGFDDGIAVVFERFGLVWPAELADAG
- a CDS encoding fumarylacetoacetate hydrolase family protein, whose amino-acid sequence is MSDVVAAAPAIRIPVRGQGLAADAAFPVHRVYCVGRNFADHAREMGAAVPTSAADRGRPTFFLKPTDSLETGAAVPYPPGTSDLHHEVELVVALGRDAPAGVLPVGDAQALVYGYAVGLDLTRRDLQAQAKAKGLPWDTGKSFDHAAPISAIVPAADVGELGARTLSLEVNGELRQQGTLDDLVWNVAEILHELSQLYALRAGDLIYMGTPAGVAALQPGDRYRATLEGVAELHGHITPPRL
- a CDS encoding thiazole synthase, whose translation is MTDTAFSDPLVIAGKTYRSRLLTGTGKFKDLTETRLATEAAAAEIVTVAIRRTNIGQNPGEPNLLDVLPPDRYTLLPNTAGCYTADDAVRTCRLARELLDGHKLVKLEVLGDQRTLFPDVVQTLAAAETLVKDGFDVMVYTSDDPILAKRLEEIGCVAVMPLAAPIGSGLGVQNKYNLLEIVENAKVPIIVDAGVGTASDAAIAMELGCHGVLMNTAIAGARDPILMAHAMKLAVEAGRAAFKAGRIPRKRYASASSPVDGLIG
- the mscL gene encoding large-conductance mechanosensitive channel protein MscL, which codes for MGMVSEFKEFIARGNVVDLAVGVVIGAAFGKIVTALVDGIVMPAIGYVTGGVSVSDWKYVLKPSQLDAAGKEVAAEVAIKYGMFLQTAIDFILIAFVIFIFLKAYNKVRKPADAAPAATPEDVLLLREIRDSLKK
- a CDS encoding Rieske (2Fe-2S) protein — translated: MNDSVRTSLNAPGGNGPGGEPLIAFERLADGGFAEVEATIDGDAESVLLYRDGDAVRAWLNICPHAGRRLDWAPGQFLKSKDGLLVCAAHGASFELGGGECVAGPCRGEALRAVAVDVRDGGVWLA